Proteins from a genomic interval of Haemorhous mexicanus isolate bHaeMex1 chromosome Z, bHaeMex1.pri, whole genome shotgun sequence:
- the LOC132342024 gene encoding cytochrome c oxidase subunit 7C, mitochondrial, whose product MLSAGVRRFATSAIRRSHVEEGPGKNLPFSVDNKWRLLAMMCVFFGSGFGAPFFIVRHQLLKK is encoded by the exons ATGCTGTCCGCCGGTGTCCGCCGCTTCGCCACCTCCGCCATCCGCCGCAGCCATGTTGAGGAGGGACCCGGGAAG aaCCTCCCATTCTCTGTGGACAACAAGTGGAGGCTGCTGGCGATGATGTGTGTGTTCTTTGGGAGTGGATTTGGTGCCCCTTTCTTCATAGTCAGACACCAGCTCCTGAAGAAATGA